From one Peptoniphilaceae bacterium AMB_02 genomic stretch:
- a CDS encoding DnaD domain protein — protein sequence MKYKIKDLKIDLGTTPIENIFINNYLQIADGDDVKVYLYAYKLAYEGKVNEMPSEEELASELGMDTERLLDAFNYWQDQGLISIEEEGDSKSYHFISLRELFLGVREPAKPIEDSEILSNDGDATMTNREMFAEIEEVLGTVLTPNEIEKILDLKKEFRQDRNLIVHGFTYSEKTTGKRNVNYVLSIIRNWAIDGIFTMADFEKFEAENEKRKETKSPKKKRSTKKKQGRTDDRLSSEELKSILDRKLRADVEKAMGGDIEDK from the coding sequence TTGAAATATAAAATAAAAGATTTAAAAATTGATTTAGGTACAACGCCTATTGAAAATATATTTATTAATAATTACCTGCAGATTGCCGACGGTGATGATGTCAAGGTGTATTTATATGCCTATAAACTTGCATATGAGGGCAAGGTCAATGAGATGCCTTCTGAAGAAGAACTTGCAAGTGAGCTTGGAATGGACACCGAAAGACTTTTGGACGCATTCAATTACTGGCAAGATCAAGGTTTAATCAGCATTGAAGAAGAAGGAGATTCAAAATCTTACCATTTCATCAGTCTTAGAGAACTTTTCCTAGGCGTCAGAGAACCGGCAAAACCCATCGAGGATAGCGAAATACTATCAAATGATGGGGATGCCACTATGACAAATCGGGAAATGTTCGCTGAAATAGAAGAGGTGCTTGGTACCGTCCTTACACCCAATGAAATTGAAAAAATTCTGGATTTGAAAAAAGAATTCAGACAAGATAGAAATCTCATAGTGCACGGCTTCACTTATAGTGAAAAGACTACGGGAAAGAGAAATGTCAACTACGTGCTTTCTATTATAAGAAACTGGGCAATTGATGGAATATTTACCATGGCTGATTTTGAAAAGTTTGAAGCAGAAAACGAAAAACGTAAAGAGACCAAAAGTCCTAAGAAAAAGAGAAGCACCAAGAAAAAACAGGGAAGAACCGATGACAGACTTTCCAGCGAAGAGCTTAAAAGTATTTTAGACAGAAAACTGCGAGCTGATGTTGAGAAGGCTATGGGAGGAGACATTGAAGATAAATAG
- a CDS encoding GNAT family protein: MLTIDRDKIPKLIGEKTRLTPLLPEHLVNIKQWGIHKNKLFLDYNISELSLEQLSIWYSYRKKTIRTSYFAVYNNEDVMVGYIGLKDINILKRTALLGIAFDPNYLENGYGTDSLKVLLKHFFNDLNMKTMFLEVNAFNERAIALYKKAGFRNEGEFLVEFEVEPEELKDYDIINDTEYFLFSDGKLLSRILRMRLDRINYESKMY, translated from the coding sequence ATGTTAACAATTGATAGAGATAAAATACCGAAATTAATAGGAGAGAAGACGAGACTTACTCCCTTGTTACCTGAGCATTTAGTCAATATTAAACAGTGGGGTATTCATAAAAATAAGCTTTTTTTGGACTATAATATATCGGAACTCAGCCTCGAACAATTAAGTATATGGTATTCATATAGAAAGAAAACCATTAGAACGAGTTATTTCGCTGTCTACAATAATGAAGATGTGATGGTAGGTTATATCGGGCTAAAGGATATAAATATACTTAAAAGGACAGCGCTCCTCGGAATTGCATTCGATCCCAATTATTTGGAGAATGGTTATGGGACAGATTCATTAAAAGTGCTATTAAAACACTTTTTTAATGACCTTAATATGAAAACCATGTTCTTAGAGGTAAATGCATTTAACGAAAGGGCGATAGCTCTTTATAAAAAAGCGGGCTTTAGAAATGAAGGGGAATTCTTAGTTGAATTTGAGGTGGAACCGGAAGAGTTGAAAGACTACGATATAATAAATGATACCGAATATTTTCTGTTTTCTGATGGAAAACTCCTAAGTAGAATTCTAAGAATGAGACTCGACAGAATTAACTATGAGTCAAAAATGTATTGA
- the dnaB gene encoding replicative DNA helicase, producing the protein MDTAIRTLPHDEDAERSVLGSMMIDRSAIGVAEEMLTASDFYNPKNLEIFKAITNLSNMGENPDILLISNDLKKRGQLDNIGGIDYLLNLTENVGLVSNIRSYCKIVSDKSTLRDLIKVSDNIMATAYEDKEKTSEIVELAEKSIFDITQKSHTDGLTKIKDSLIETIDIMEKMAANEGGLTGVTTGLVDLDAHLSGLQKSDLVLLAARPSMGKTALGINIAVNAALKGHVVAVFSLEMSKTQLVQRIMSSLSLINLGDIIAGNINDWGMISQAVGVIEKLNLYIDDTASISLTELRAKCRRLKAEEGLDLIVIDYLQLMTTGGPAENRQLEISAISRGLKALAKELRCPVLALAQLSRAPELRTNKRPILSDLRESGAIEQDADVVMMLYRDDYYNEDSERPNTGDVIIAKHRNGATGTVELFYHKEYTKFADLTRSFDVNN; encoded by the coding sequence ATGGATACCGCTATCAGAACTCTACCACATGACGAGGATGCAGAAAGATCCGTCCTCGGGTCTATGATGATAGATAGATCGGCTATTGGAGTTGCTGAAGAGATGCTTACTGCATCCGATTTCTACAATCCAAAAAACCTCGAGATATTCAAAGCCATAACCAATTTGTCCAATATGGGAGAAAATCCCGACATACTCTTGATATCTAATGATTTGAAAAAAAGAGGCCAATTAGACAATATTGGAGGAATAGACTATCTTTTAAATCTTACCGAGAATGTAGGTCTTGTTTCAAATATCAGATCTTATTGTAAAATTGTATCTGATAAATCCACTCTTAGAGATTTGATAAAAGTCAGCGACAATATCATGGCTACCGCATACGAAGATAAGGAAAAAACTTCGGAGATTGTGGAACTGGCTGAAAAAAGTATATTTGATATCACTCAAAAAAGTCATACTGACGGACTTACAAAGATTAAAGACTCGCTAATTGAAACCATAGATATTATGGAGAAAATGGCTGCAAATGAAGGTGGACTTACAGGAGTGACAACCGGTTTGGTAGATTTGGATGCACATCTTTCGGGTTTGCAGAAATCAGATTTGGTACTTCTGGCTGCGAGACCGTCCATGGGAAAGACTGCATTGGGCATCAATATAGCTGTAAATGCAGCCCTAAAAGGTCATGTAGTTGCCGTGTTCTCGCTCGAGATGAGTAAAACTCAGCTTGTTCAAAGAATCATGAGTTCACTTTCACTGATAAATTTGGGCGATATTATTGCGGGAAATATAAATGACTGGGGTATGATCTCTCAGGCAGTTGGAGTTATTGAAAAGCTTAATCTATACATCGATGATACTGCAAGTATTTCTTTGACCGAACTTAGAGCAAAATGTAGGAGATTGAAAGCAGAAGAAGGTCTTGATCTAATAGTAATAGATTATTTGCAGCTTATGACTACAGGTGGGCCGGCTGAAAATAGGCAGCTTGAAATATCAGCCATATCCAGAGGGTTAAAAGCACTGGCGAAAGAACTTAGATGTCCGGTGCTGGCTTTGGCGCAGCTATCACGTGCACCTGAACTTAGAACAAATAAAAGACCGATACTTTCCGACCTTAGAGAATCAGGAGCTATAGAGCAGGATGCCGATGTCGTAATGATGCTCTATAGGGATGATTATTACAATGAGGATAGTGAAAGACCGAATACCGGAGACGTAATTATCGCTAAACACAGAAATGGAGCTACGGGAACAGTAGAGCTGTTTTATCATAAAGAGTATACAAAATTTGCAGATTTGACCAGGAGTTTTGATGTTAACAATTGA
- the rplI gene encoding 50S ribosomal protein L9 — protein MKVILNSDVKGLGKAGELVDAKIGYARNFLFPRKLAVEATPENLAKWEEEQEELKQKRAEEKAEAEALKEKLESIELKISAKGGKGDRIFGSITAGDVAEALQKSNGIDIDKKKIELKDNIKEIGAHVVQVRVYPELTASLKVLVDKE, from the coding sequence ATGAAAGTAATACTAAATAGTGATGTAAAAGGATTGGGAAAAGCAGGAGAATTGGTAGATGCTAAAATAGGTTATGCAAGAAACTTTTTGTTTCCAAGGAAACTGGCTGTAGAAGCCACTCCTGAAAATCTGGCAAAATGGGAAGAAGAACAGGAAGAACTAAAACAAAAAAGAGCAGAAGAAAAAGCAGAGGCTGAAGCGCTAAAAGAAAAACTTGAGAGTATAGAACTGAAAATTTCAGCAAAAGGCGGTAAAGGAGACAGAATATTCGGTTCGATTACTGCAGGCGATGTTGCAGAAGCCCTTCAAAAATCTAATGGCATAGACATTGATAAAAAGAAAATAGAACTTAAAGACAATATTAAAGAGATAGGGGCACATGTAGTGCAAGTTAGAGTTTATCCTGAGCTTACAGCTTCATTAAAGGTTTTGGTAGATAAGGAGTAA
- a CDS encoding DHH family phosphoesterase: protein MINNKKSFLSGLELIGAIIVLFILSMIVFIYNKPLGAIAFVSSAYLAYTLNSYVKKKNQQYIDDIELLDEHFSDVTRCAVFSMPFPIAILTENGEINWYNTRFKTLFKERELLGEKIDKLVPKIDIKEIVSKEVGKKEVEVDGKNYQLYFNLADTYEQDNNNLVLIYAVDNSENALINKAYQDEALVIMVIQIDNFEELAGVTDENNRPIVFAEVDKEINTFAINYNGFARKYESDKYLCIFRKADFTKMMEDKFPIVEKVKEIEVYSSIPPTLSIGVGANPDNPLEIYKTARLSVDVALGRGGDQIVVNDGENLRFYGGKKKAIEKHNKVKSRVISLALNQLVEQSKGVYIMGHKNPDMDSFGSCLGVYAFIKQIGGSCRIVLKEVTAPIQSLYNQVALHMPEVLGDIITPEQALEEANTNSLIIVLDNHRKNSTEAPGLLDISDQVVLIDHHRRGANYIEDPTLTYLEPYASSTAELVTELIQYNEVDIEIPKIVADALLAGITVDTKSFSFQTGVRTFEAASVLKRYGADSISVKKLFREPADTVKYRSEVISEAEIYMDVVAISRFDNQMDNAVLIAAQAADGMLDMRGVEASFVLTHYEDKIHISGRSVGKLSVQLILEKIGGGGHQTSAGVQLKGVSINSAEAILKRAIKDYILEDNADESNTK from the coding sequence GTGATAAATAATAAAAAATCTTTTCTCAGCGGTCTAGAATTAATCGGTGCAATAATTGTATTATTTATCTTATCAATGATAGTTTTCATATACAATAAACCCTTGGGTGCAATTGCATTTGTTTCGAGTGCTTACCTGGCATACACATTGAATAGTTACGTAAAAAAGAAAAATCAGCAGTACATCGACGATATCGAATTATTGGATGAGCATTTCAGCGATGTCACCAGATGTGCTGTATTCAGTATGCCCTTTCCAATTGCCATACTTACAGAAAACGGGGAGATAAACTGGTATAATACCAGATTTAAAACACTGTTTAAAGAAAGAGAATTACTTGGCGAAAAAATAGATAAATTAGTACCTAAAATTGATATTAAAGAAATTGTAAGTAAAGAAGTCGGGAAAAAGGAAGTGGAAGTTGATGGTAAAAACTATCAGCTTTACTTTAATTTAGCGGATACATATGAACAGGATAATAATAATCTGGTTCTAATATATGCGGTTGACAACTCTGAGAATGCACTTATCAATAAGGCCTATCAAGATGAGGCACTAGTCATCATGGTGATTCAAATAGACAATTTTGAAGAGCTTGCCGGTGTTACCGATGAAAATAATAGACCGATAGTATTCGCTGAAGTAGACAAGGAAATCAATACCTTTGCGATAAATTATAACGGATTTGCAAGAAAATACGAGAGTGACAAATACCTTTGTATTTTTAGAAAAGCGGACTTTACAAAGATGATGGAAGATAAATTCCCGATAGTCGAAAAAGTAAAAGAAATTGAAGTCTACAGCAGTATACCACCTACCCTTTCCATAGGAGTAGGAGCAAATCCTGATAATCCGCTGGAAATTTATAAAACAGCCAGACTTTCAGTTGACGTTGCACTCGGAAGAGGCGGAGACCAGATAGTCGTAAATGACGGTGAAAACTTGAGGTTTTACGGTGGTAAGAAAAAGGCGATTGAAAAACACAACAAGGTTAAATCCAGAGTTATATCGCTTGCCTTAAATCAGTTGGTAGAGCAGTCAAAAGGAGTATATATAATGGGACATAAAAACCCCGATATGGATTCATTCGGATCTTGTCTGGGAGTATATGCCTTTATAAAACAGATAGGAGGCAGTTGCAGGATAGTGCTAAAAGAAGTTACTGCGCCTATCCAAAGCCTTTATAATCAAGTTGCTTTACATATGCCTGAAGTATTGGGAGATATAATCACTCCTGAACAAGCATTGGAAGAAGCAAATACAAACTCATTGATTATAGTGCTGGACAATCACAGAAAAAATTCAACTGAAGCTCCGGGATTATTAGACATCTCCGATCAAGTGGTGTTGATAGACCATCATAGAAGGGGCGCTAACTATATAGAAGATCCTACTCTAACCTATCTAGAGCCTTACGCTTCATCTACAGCCGAATTGGTAACTGAGTTGATACAGTATAATGAAGTTGACATAGAAATACCTAAGATAGTTGCAGATGCACTTTTAGCCGGGATAACTGTAGATACTAAGTCGTTTTCATTCCAGACGGGAGTTAGAACCTTTGAAGCTGCCTCGGTTCTTAAGAGATATGGAGCTGACAGCATAAGCGTTAAGAAGCTGTTTAGAGAACCGGCAGACACTGTTAAATACAGATCTGAAGTAATCTCTGAAGCAGAAATATACATGGATGTAGTAGCTATTTCCAGATTTGACAATCAGATGGATAATGCAGTATTAATAGCAGCTCAGGCTGCAGACGGTATGTTGGATATGCGTGGAGTAGAGGCTTCCTTTGTGCTAACCCATTATGAGGATAAAATTCATATCAGCGGTAGAAGTGTAGGAAAACTCTCTGTTCAGCTGATATTAGAGAAAATAGGCGGAGGAGGACATCAAACTTCCGCCGGAGTACAGCTTAAAGGCGTCAGTATAAATAGTGCCGAAGCAATACTCAAAAGAGCGATTAAAGATTATATATTGGAGGATAATGCAGATGAAAGTAATACTAAATAG
- a CDS encoding DUF2232 domain-containing protein — MIEKYNKHSLRELFIASLCALFIYLTSVYFIPFAFFIFPTPYIVLGIKRGMQHTILSILFTSVVIYLFEGFSGALLMAGIGVLVAIPMIFCIRKSYTAFTTITVATGIGVVFVFLLSALVSQMNGIDIVKSLEAAVTRSINEQLVIMNDMNIIKMDEVDGAMNSSIAIMMAIIPSLLFIMTMLISMLNYYLSTSMLRRIGFGIIDVPKFRNFKLPSDIVVGVFITMVGTFILSKTGFQYSTELSLNLTLAFSFLFLLQGVAVTIKFLRNKINPVLLNVIIIVTLILNVRIAYVIIGAIYSAFKSSLIIRRDGSDK; from the coding sequence ATGATTGAAAAATACAATAAGCATAGTTTAAGGGAGCTGTTCATTGCCTCACTATGTGCCTTATTTATATATCTGACAAGTGTTTACTTTATCCCCTTTGCATTCTTTATTTTCCCCACACCTTATATTGTACTGGGGATAAAAAGGGGTATGCAGCATACGATACTATCGATTCTCTTTACAAGTGTAGTAATTTATCTGTTTGAGGGATTCAGCGGAGCATTACTTATGGCAGGTATTGGAGTACTTGTGGCAATACCCATGATATTCTGCATCAGAAAAAGTTATACTGCATTTACTACCATTACTGTTGCGACGGGGATAGGAGTGGTATTTGTATTTCTGTTATCTGCATTGGTTTCACAAATGAACGGTATAGACATAGTTAAGAGTCTTGAAGCAGCAGTAACGAGAAGTATAAACGAGCAGCTTGTAATAATGAACGATATGAACATTATAAAAATGGATGAAGTCGATGGAGCTATGAACTCCAGCATTGCAATCATGATGGCGATTATTCCTTCGCTACTATTTATTATGACCATGCTCATCTCCATGCTGAACTACTATCTTTCAACATCTATGTTGAGGAGAATCGGCTTTGGTATAATAGATGTACCTAAGTTTCGTAACTTCAAGTTACCTTCAGACATAGTAGTAGGCGTATTTATTACCATGGTTGGTACATTTATACTTAGCAAGACAGGTTTTCAATACAGCACGGAACTCTCGCTTAATCTTACGCTGGCATTTTCTTTTCTCTTTTTGCTGCAAGGGGTAGCAGTGACGATTAAATTTTTAAGGAACAAGATTAATCCTGTTCTCTTAAATGTGATAATAATCGTGACCTTAATACTGAATGTAAGGATAGCTTATGTAATAATTGGTGCAATTTACTCTGCTTTTAAATCGAGCTTAATTATCAGGAGGGATGGTAGTGATAAATAA
- the rpsR gene encoding 30S ribosomal protein S18 produces MQRRYRPRRRVCAFCADKKKVIDYKNVNTLKKYISERGKILPRRVTGNCAKHQRQVTAEIKKARQVVLLPYSAD; encoded by the coding sequence GTGCAAAGAAGATATAGACCAAGAAGAAGAGTCTGTGCATTTTGTGCCGATAAAAAGAAAGTCATTGACTATAAAAATGTTAATACACTAAAAAAATACATTAGTGAAAGAGGTAAGATATTACCTAGAAGAGTTACAGGAAACTGTGCTAAACATCAAAGACAAGTGACTGCTGAAATCAAAAAAGCAAGACAAGTAGTATTATTACCATACTCTGCAGACTAA
- the ssb gene encoding single-stranded DNA-binding protein, which translates to MNNVVLIGRLTRDPEVRYMPETTNAMCTFTLAVDRNLSRERRQEMESKGQPTADFIRIVTWGKTAELCGNYLSKGKMTAITGRIQTGSYMNQQGQRVYTTDVVAERVKFLEWGEPNRTQNQSGYNSPYSEPVNNVPNYGQGSQSSNEGGFDDGQDDFIPFDDDSKIPF; encoded by the coding sequence ATGAATAATGTGGTATTGATCGGAAGATTAACCAGAGATCCAGAAGTAAGATATATGCCTGAAACTACAAATGCAATGTGTACATTTACTTTGGCGGTTGACAGAAACCTATCCAGAGAAAGAAGACAGGAAATGGAGTCTAAAGGTCAGCCGACTGCAGATTTTATCAGGATTGTAACTTGGGGGAAAACAGCTGAATTATGCGGGAATTACCTTTCTAAAGGAAAGATGACTGCAATAACAGGTAGGATTCAAACCGGATCTTATATGAATCAGCAAGGACAAAGAGTTTATACAACCGATGTAGTTGCAGAAAGAGTTAAATTTCTGGAATGGGGAGAACCAAACAGAACACAAAACCAATCGGGTTACAATAGCCCATACAGTGAACCTGTAAACAATGTTCCGAATTACGGACAAGGATCACAAAGTAGTAATGAAGGTGGCTTTGATGACGGTCAAGATGATTTCATACCATTTGACGACGATTCAAAGATTCCGTTCTAG
- a CDS encoding hydrolase: protein MTNNEHRSIDDVVVNIDSIEEKDIKTEKFIPEIKSNLRNKIIKVPEAVYKASGIKVLGVRIKSLLFTTDVALLKNHNAHSIIAVYPFTPQLSIMQAIITTASVPVFTGVGGGLTTGVRAVTLALQAELMGAYGVVVNAPMQNNVIKDITKNIDIPLIATVVSFEDDFKGKIHAGASILNVSGGKNTVELVKMIRKSVGDEFPIIATGGNTEDLITATIDAGANAITYTPPTSAEMFAEIMIRYRENIGDYR from the coding sequence ATGACGAATAATGAGCATAGATCAATAGATGATGTAGTTGTCAATATAGACAGTATTGAAGAAAAAGATATAAAGACGGAGAAATTCATACCTGAAATAAAATCGAATCTGAGAAATAAAATAATAAAAGTCCCCGAGGCCGTATATAAAGCCAGTGGGATAAAGGTGCTTGGAGTTAGGATAAAGTCTCTGCTATTTACGACTGATGTAGCTCTTTTAAAGAACCATAATGCACATTCAATCATTGCAGTATACCCCTTTACTCCTCAATTGTCGATTATGCAAGCCATTATTACAACGGCTTCTGTTCCGGTATTTACCGGTGTGGGTGGAGGGCTTACAACCGGGGTTAGGGCTGTAACCCTTGCACTACAAGCAGAGTTGATGGGTGCATATGGAGTAGTAGTAAATGCACCGATGCAAAATAATGTAATCAAAGATATCACTAAAAATATCGACATTCCATTAATTGCCACAGTTGTTTCATTTGAAGATGACTTTAAAGGGAAAATACATGCAGGCGCTAGCATTCTGAATGTTTCTGGCGGAAAGAACACAGTCGAGCTGGTTAAGATGATAAGAAAGTCCGTTGGGGATGAGTTTCCGATTATTGCTACCGGAGGGAATACGGAAGACCTCATAACTGCAACGATTGATGCTGGTGCAAATGCGATAACATATACGCCGCCTACAAGTGCGGAAATGTTTGCTGAAATTATGATTAGGTATAGGGAAAATATTGGAGATTATAGGTAA
- a CDS encoding MalY/PatB family protein — protein MYNFKSFKNRRDLGSAKYNRMLEANPGVDEDIIPLSVADMEFNVAPEILEGLREYLVESVLGYPVLSDVYKDAVVGWFKKRYDWDIDGDWMVETQGVVPALYAAVEAFTEVDDGVILLAPVYGPFFTAISDNERRIIRSPLIYDDGYKIDFEDLERKAKDPKNKLLLFCNPHNPVGRVWTVEELKRVGQICLDNDVIIISDEIHADIIMPGHKFNTFGNLSEEISQNIIVSSSPSKTFNIAGLFTSNNIIKNQKLREAFIFALEKRHLKGANILGLRACELAYTKGEEWLNELLLVLDENRKYVLEFFNREIPEVIAHDIEGTFLIWLDFRRMKMSDPDLDEFLEKEVQLFLTDGKFFGNEGKGFKRINIGCPKYVLEEALTRLKAAIDKRRKDDE, from the coding sequence GTGTATAATTTTAAGAGTTTTAAAAACAGGAGAGATCTTGGTTCAGCTAAGTACAACAGAATGCTGGAAGCAAACCCTGGTGTAGATGAAGATATCATACCGCTGAGCGTTGCAGATATGGAGTTTAATGTAGCTCCGGAAATATTAGAAGGTCTTAGAGAGTACTTAGTAGAGTCCGTTTTAGGATATCCTGTGCTTTCCGACGTGTACAAAGATGCAGTGGTGGGTTGGTTTAAAAAGAGATACGACTGGGATATCGACGGGGATTGGATGGTAGAGACACAAGGTGTAGTACCTGCACTATATGCAGCAGTCGAAGCTTTTACGGAAGTAGATGACGGCGTAATACTGCTTGCGCCCGTATATGGTCCATTTTTCACCGCTATTTCAGATAATGAAAGAAGGATAATAAGAAGTCCGTTAATTTACGACGATGGCTACAAAATAGACTTTGAAGATTTGGAAAGGAAGGCAAAAGATCCCAAGAATAAACTATTACTCTTCTGTAATCCACACAATCCTGTTGGCAGGGTTTGGACTGTAGAAGAACTAAAGAGAGTGGGACAGATCTGTTTGGATAATGATGTGATTATAATTTCCGATGAGATACATGCCGATATAATAATGCCGGGTCATAAGTTCAATACCTTTGGTAATTTATCGGAAGAAATCAGTCAAAACATCATAGTTTCATCATCTCCTAGCAAAACATTTAATATAGCAGGCTTATTTACTTCAAACAATATAATTAAAAATCAGAAGCTTAGAGAGGCTTTTATATTCGCTTTGGAGAAAAGGCATTTAAAAGGTGCAAATATACTTGGTTTAAGAGCATGTGAGCTGGCCTACACAAAAGGCGAAGAGTGGCTTAACGAACTGCTTTTAGTCCTTGACGAAAATAGAAAGTACGTACTCGAATTTTTTAACAGGGAAATACCGGAAGTTATAGCTCATGACATAGAGGGAACTTTTTTGATTTGGTTGGACTTTAGAAGAATGAAAATGTCAGACCCCGATTTGGATGAGTTTTTAGAAAAAGAAGTACAATTGTTTTTAACTGATGGTAAGTTCTTTGGAAATGAAGGAAAAGGATTCAAGAGAATAAATATAGGATGCCCGAAGTATGTCTTGGAAGAAGCTTTAACAAGACTAAAAGCGGCTATAGATAAAAGGAGGAAAGATGACGAATAA
- a CDS encoding M55 family metallopeptidase, translating into MKIFISVDIGGTCGSTGYELWHFNESELTHQLRIMNDELITVCNAINDIDGTSEITIKDAFGNGTGIDIARLPANTSVIRGWDGGPMGMMQGINENYDMTMLIGYNREAYTRSTSILGRIDREITELKINGGVASEFLISYYTSLYFGVPVKFVSGDKSLCDMVEIMDPGINTVYTVEKIGASVISDTPEFVNQLIYKEAQRAMNNESPMVGVLPEAFEVEIEYRRSSYAYRASFYPGTILTDSRTIKYSSNDFMEVLKLLMFV; encoded by the coding sequence ATGAAGATTTTTATAAGTGTGGATATCGGTGGAACTTGCGGATCTACAGGATACGAATTATGGCATTTCAATGAGAGTGAATTAACTCATCAATTGAGGATTATGAACGATGAACTCATTACAGTATGTAATGCAATAAATGACATTGACGGTACCAGTGAAATCACGATTAAAGATGCCTTTGGCAATGGAACTGGCATTGACATTGCGAGACTTCCTGCCAACACATCGGTTATAAGGGGCTGGGATGGTGGACCCATGGGGATGATGCAAGGCATTAATGAAAATTATGATATGACAATGCTCATAGGATACAATAGAGAAGCATACACCAGATCTACCAGCATACTTGGAAGAATAGATCGTGAAATAACGGAACTGAAGATAAATGGAGGAGTTGCTTCGGAGTTCCTAATTTCTTATTATACTTCCCTATACTTTGGGGTACCGGTAAAATTTGTATCAGGAGACAAGTCATTATGCGACATGGTGGAAATCATGGATCCTGGCATTAACACCGTATACACAGTTGAAAAAATAGGTGCTTCAGTAATCTCTGATACTCCTGAATTTGTAAATCAGTTGATATACAAAGAAGCCCAAAGAGCAATGAATAACGAATCACCGATGGTTGGAGTTCTACCAGAAGCTTTTGAAGTCGAAATAGAATATAGAAGAAGTTCCTACGCCTACAGAGCGAGTTTCTATCCCGGAACAATTCTAACCGATTCAAGAACTATAAAATACAGCTCCAATGATTTTATGGAAGTGCTTAAACTATTGATGTTTGTATAG
- the pfkB gene encoding 1-phosphofructokinase, with the protein MIYTVTLNPSVDLLVRIEDLKLGEQNRMKRDKKIPGGKGINVSRVLRQLGIPSVATGFIGGFTGKFITDWLKKEDIQVGFTDIMDETRINIKLLTTDDNVSTSINGRGPNVSRVEVQEFLYYMSRVREGDVVIISGSIPPTVDRDIYERVVSICNANKADFVIDTDLDLVYDALKYKPLLIKPNLTDIESMFGNKIMDHDDLIPYGKILLEMGAKNAIISLGLDGSILFTKDSVYRVYGVEGECRDYLGARDSMIGGFIGTLFRTSNILEAFKVATAAASATTFTDGIATIDEIRAQIDKVRIEKIQ; encoded by the coding sequence ATGATCTATACAGTAACATTAAATCCATCGGTCGATCTTCTGGTTAGGATTGAAGATTTAAAACTCGGTGAACAGAATAGAATGAAAAGAGATAAGAAAATTCCCGGAGGAAAGGGGATAAATGTATCGAGAGTACTTAGACAATTGGGAATACCGTCTGTAGCGACAGGTTTTATAGGCGGATTTACAGGGAAGTTTATAACCGATTGGTTAAAGAAAGAAGATATTCAAGTGGGTTTCACGGATATTATGGATGAAACCAGAATTAATATCAAATTATTGACCACGGATGACAATGTATCAACCAGTATCAATGGAAGAGGACCAAATGTATCCAGGGTTGAAGTTCAGGAGTTTCTGTACTATATGTCCAGAGTAAGAGAGGGAGATGTAGTGATTATCAGTGGAAGTATTCCTCCAACGGTGGACAGGGACATTTATGAAAGAGTGGTATCTATTTGTAATGCCAATAAAGCTGATTTCGTAATAGATACAGATTTGGATCTTGTGTATGATGCATTAAAGTATAAACCGCTCCTTATCAAACCCAATTTAACGGATATTGAAAGTATGTTTGGAAATAAAATAATGGACCACGATGATCTTATTCCATATGGAAAGATACTACTTGAAATGGGAGCAAAAAATGCAATCATTTCACTTGGACTCGATGGATCGATTTTATTTACAAAGGATTCGGTATACAGAGTATACGGAGTTGAAGGAGAATGTAGGGATTATCTGGGAGCAAGAGACTCTATGATAGGTGGTTTTATCGGGACTCTATTTAGAACCTCAAATATACTCGAAGCTTTCAAGGTGGCAACTGCAGCAGCTTCGGCAACTACTTTTACTGATGGGATAGCAACAATTGATGAAATACGGGCGCAAATTGATAAAGTGAGAATAGAAAAAATACAATAA